The genomic region TCTACTGCCTTAAATGAATTGAGATTTTTAATTTCTACTTTTGTCCCCAATCCTTCTTCATCTTCTTTTTTCACAGAAATATTAACCTCGCAACGCATCTCCCCTTTTTCCATGTCGGCATTAGCAATTTTTAAATATCTAATAATTAATTGTAATTCTTCGCAAAATTTTTTGGCCTCTTCCGCTGAATGAATGTCGGGCTCAGTTACCAATTCAGCCAAAGGTACACCTGCTCGATTAAAATCAACGTAAGTTTTATTATTTTCATGAATTAATCGTCCTGTGTCTTCTTCTAAATGAATACGGCGAATGCGAATTTTTTTAAATTCAAAAAGGTTGGTTTGCGGATTTATAAAAGGAATTTCTAAATAACCATTTTCACAAAATGGCATATCGTATTGCGAAATTTGATATCCCTTTGGTAAATCCGGATAAAAATAATTTTTTCTATCAAATTTTGAAATTTCTCGCAAATGACAATTTAAAGCGCTTCCTAATTTTAAAACACTTCTTATTGCTTCTTTGTTTGGTTTAGGTAAGGTGCCTGGATGCCCCAAACAAATCGGACAAACATTTAAATTAGGATGTTTTTCCTCTGAATCATTCAAACAATCACAAAACATCTTATTTTTTGTTTTTAACTCAATATGGATTTCTAAACCAATAGTTGCTAAATAATTGGACATATTTTTTATTATAACTATTTTTTAAAATCTTTGCAGATTTTTTCAAAAAATATTTGAGGCGTTGGTGCCACATCCCAAATTAAAAAAGAAACAAATGGTTCTTCGTATAAATCATCGGGATAATGACCCATCATCACTTTTTTTTCTAAAGCATAAATTTTTTTATCCAACACCGAAGCAGCAAATAATTCTCCACTGGTATTCACGCCGACATAGCCGTTTTTATTGAAAATAAAAACGATATCGGCAATTTTTACTCTTTGAAATAAATGATTTGAGGCGTCCCAAATTAATTGTTTGCGATATTCTTCTTTTTTTAATCTTTCCTTCTCAGACGCTTCTAAAAATTCTTTCGGCAGTTCATCAAAATCAGGTTCTAAAATCATAAATGGTTTTTGATTTTTTCGAACAAGTTCTCTAAATTCTTTAATAAATTCTAAAAGTTCTGGACGAAATCTTTGGCTTGAACAAAAAACAATTTTCTTGACCGGCTCTTTAAAAAACAGCATCATACTTTATTATTTTAGCAAAAATTTATTAATAAATCTATTATTAAAAATTAAAAAGGTCCTGTTTTATTTCAGGACCTTTATTATTTTAAAAATTTTTATCCACACTGGCTCCAATTTTTCACTCTCAGCTAACTTTTTAATTTCTTCTGGAGTAAACCACCTATACCTTTTAACTTCTTCCTTTCGCACCCTAACACTTCCCGTAAAACCTGCTTTAAAAACCCACCAGTAATGCGATTTAGAACCTCGGCGGCAATGATTTTTATAAAATTTTCTTTTCTTTATCAATAATTTTAACTTTCTAACTTTCAGGCCAACTTCTTCTCTCGCTTCTTTGATAGCAGCGTTTTTTGGTGTTTCTCTGCTCTCAATATGACCCGCTACCCCAGCCCAATAAAAAGGAAATCTTTTTCTATCAATCAACAAGAATTTTCCGCCTTTCTCTATAACAACTCCGACACTCTTTTTGCTACATTTTTTCATATTTTTTTCTTAACTCTTCTATATATTTCCACGACTCTTCGAACACGTCCTCAATCGGCGGTTCAGCATTGATAATAACAACTTTCATTTTTTGATTTCCTTTTTTCAACTTTCTCATTAATGGTTTATTCGGCTTGGGGGTTTTAAACCGAAAAGAAAACAACCACCGCGCGGCCTTTTCAATCTCTTCTAGAGTTTTCTTATTTTCATAAACATCTATAACTTTACCAGATTCTTTCAGACGCTCCAATGCGACTTCAACTGGCGCCCAGTAAAAAAGGAGGAGATTCGGTCCAATATAATTTTCCCTAAGAATCCGTAAATGACGGTATGATAGATACGGAAACGACAATCCTTTAGCCATTCCGTGAAGATAACAAGAAATATCATACCTGTCTTGAATAACAACTCCTCCCCGTTTGAGCGCTGGTAAAATATTTTCTTTGACATCGAGCAGCCGATCTGTCATAAACAAAAATTGCCTTTTAGCCTCTTCGTTGTTACGAATATAGCCGCTACCAAATTCTTCAATAATTGATTTGGCTATTTCTAATCGTGAATCATCGGGTGGAAAAATTTTTTTTAAAATATTCATTATCTGCTCTTTCGACAGGTTTGGCGCCTTTTTCTCAATAACCTGTCGAATAAACAATCCGAGGTCCGTCGATGTAGGTTCATGGTTATACTTCACCATTACTCCCTCTTCTGCCAAGCTTTCCTCAATCATTTTTGCCTGTGTAGTCTTACCAGAGCCATTCAGCCCCTCAATTAAAATGAATTTCCCTTTTAAATCATTAATCTTGACATAAGGGATGTGCTTCATAGATTTTCTAAACATTTAACACCTCCTTTAAAAATTTTAAATTTCTGCCTTTATTATGAATAAAATTCTATTTTTGTCAAATCTAAATTTATTCCTCTTTAATTTCAATATCTTTAACCTCTTTCCCAATTTTCTGTTTAACCCATTCCAAATCCTTTAAAAGTTTTAATTCTAATCCCTCTTCTTCTTCTTTTATTTCACCTTTAAGTTTAAGGCTTTCGATAAATTCTAGTTGTTTTTCAATATCGCGTTTCAACAGTAAAAATCCATAACGAACTGCCTCTTCAGCTTCTTTAATTTCTTTCATTACTAGGCGATGTTTCTTTCTCCCCTGATAAAAATGATAGGAGGTATAAATCAAAGCAATAATCAAAATAATAAACAAAACAAGAGAAACCACAAAATAAATTGCCTCATAACTTAACTGCGAAACTCCAAATTGAAAAGCAACGGGTTTCACGGTTAACTTAAACTGCGGCGACGGCGGACTTAATTCATTATTAACTCTCATCTGTGTCCAAATTAAATAATTACCGCTAATCAAAAACTTCGGATGCGAATAAAACCAATCGCCTTTGTTGTCAGATAAAGCAGCAAGAGAAGTGACCTCTCCAGTTTCTAAATTCTGAAGATAAATAATTACTTCGGCATTTGCCACTTGAGTTTTCCCACCAATATAAAATATTTCTCTGTTTGTAATATTCTCTGAAAATTCTAAAACAATCGGCGGTGATAACTTAGCAGTTTGAGCTTTAATAGTTGAAAGAGTCAACAAACAAGATAATCCCACAATCAAAATAATAACTGCGATTTTCCCATATTCTTTTCTTTTATTTTTTAATTCTTCGATGCGTTGTTTAATAACCGGATCTTTTTCAATGCCGCCTAACAAAATTTTATTCTTTTGATAATGCCATTTTCTGGCTTTGTAAGCGAAAAAACCAATTAAAGCAATTAGACAGATAAGTATTAACCATAGGCCAATCCATGGGATAGAAATAATTTCGCTGATTTTTAAGCCTTCCCCTTGAACAAATTGAAATATAGGTGTCACGATTTTAACTCGTTTTTTACTCTCAATAAAATTTCCGGCTCTATCGTAAGCCCTAACATATAAATCATAATCGCCTAAATCTAACTGAAGGATGTGCGGCAAATCTGCTTCTGTAAATAAAATTTGGGGTGTTTCTTGCTGAGCCTGAACTGATTTGTTTAATTTCAACGGAATGACTTTAATTTCATAATGGTCTATACCTGAAGTAGTGTCCGTAGTTAAAAATTCCAAAATAATTGTTTTTTGACTAGTATGCGTTGAAGGAGAAACTTTTATTGGAAATTGAGCTGGCGGACTTGTGTCAATTTTAACCGCATAATGACTTACACCACCCCAAAAACCACTTCTTTTAGCTTTTAAATGAAAATACCAGACACCATCAGCAAGATTATTATAATTTACATAGTTTTCTTTTTCATCAAGAATATCGTCTGGAATAGTTAAAGGATTATTATCTAAAACATAACTGTATCCTTCAATCCCTTTTCCCTCTTCAACCAGCCATTGAAAATTAACATTATCATTGTTGTACCATTTTGTGGAGTCTGGATGCGTTGAAGAAATAATCTCTGGGCCGGCAGGAGGAGGAAGTACTAATTCATAAACGCCACCCTTTGTTTGTCCTAAAACATCTGTTCCTTTTCCATCAGCTAAAAGAACTTTTGATTTTGCAGTATCGAATCTGAGTGACGCTGTGCCAATTTCTTTAGCGCGGAAAGTAACTGTCAGCAACAAACATGAATCAGTGTTAATGCCCGGCGCGCTAATCCCTCCAGATAATTCTAACCATCCTTCAGAATTAGAATATGTTGGTTGTTTCAACCAAATTTCCAAACATGATTTTCCTGTTGAAGGAGAAACAATTTGTAATTTTTCTGATGGAAATAAAATTTTTGTTTGAACGGCATTAATAAAATTGCCATTAGTATTAACATAAAAAGAAACTGTAAAAGTATTACCAATAGGAATTGTTCCTGAATTCGGAGAAACATATAAAACAGCCTCTTTAATTTCTGCCTTCAAAGGGTATATTAAAGGGGCGACAACGAACAAAACAATGATTAAATTAACAATTAGAAAATTCGGGAATTTTTTCATTTTATTTCCACTACCTTCTTTTATTATAAAATAATTTTACTAATAAACCAATTACTAAAATTGCTATAATAATTAAAATCAATTTTTCAAATAAAACTCTATAAAAATAAACTGTTCGTTGATTACTATTACCAAAATTATCCACAGCCAAAAATTGAATAGCCCAAATATTTTTAGAAAAACCAAAGGGATTAGTTATTTCATACCAATCACTCCATTGAAACCATTTTTTTACTCTAGCAAAATCTTTAACCATTCCAGAGTTATCTTTTGTTTCAAAAATTAAAAACTTCTCTTTGCTGTTGAAAGGATTATCAGCTATTCTAAACAATAAAATTTCTGGCTGAATTTTATCTTCCTTAACTATCACTGGTCCTTGTTTAACAACCAAACCAGAATTTTCTTGATTATCACCTTCTATCTTGATTTGTGAAATATACAAAGGGATATTTTTAATTTCTATTTCATCAGCCATTGTCCCTTTGCCATCAGCCAAATAAGCAGCTGCTTTTTTAAAAACAAAATTTTCTTGTCCAGCTTTTAGCGCTTCAAAAATTAACGCAATAATTTGTCCATTTTCACCAACAAATGGTTGAATGGAGCCTCCTTGTAAAATAATTTCATTTTGATTATTCACTTCGATTTTTTTCCAAATATTTATAATGGAATTATCTTTATCAAATTGCTTAAATTTTATTAATTCGGAAGGATATTGAACAATTAAATCATATGCATTAAGCGGTTTATCAGAATCAACGCGAACATAAACAATAAATTCCAAAGATTTATTATCGGGTTGAATTCCATCAAAATAAAAAACTGTTTTAGCGTCCACGCGCAAACTCAAGAAAAAAGAACAACAAATAAAGATTAAAAATAATATTCTGGTTTTTTTCATATTAGCCAGTCCAATAATAAAGAATTATTGATAAATCGACAATATCTAAAACACCATCGTCATTTAAATCTTGCCAATAAAAATCTTCATTTGGATTCCCCCAGTAATAAAGAAATATTGAAAGGTCGACAATATCAACTCTTCTATCTTTATTAAAATCTGGCGATTTTTTTCTTAAATAAATATCAGGTGGTAAAGTAGGACCAAAAGGTGGCGAAGGTAAAATAGGAGAAACAATAAAACCGCCACCGGGATGAGGCGTTAGCGTCGGTGTTGGAGTAAAGGTTATAGTTGGTGTCGGGGTTGGAGTCGGAGTGGGGGTTAAAGTTGGTGTGGGCGTTGGTGTTTCGGTTGGTGTTGGTGTAGGAGTAGGAGTGGTTGTGGGAGTTGGTGTTTCTCCGGGAATAACTACTTCAATTATTAAATTTTGACTAGCAGAAAAAATCTCTTTTGTCAAAAAAAAAGAAAAGAACAAAAAAACAATAACAAAACAAAAAAACCACTTGCGATAATCCAACATATTGGTGTTTTAAATGGATACTACTCTTTTCTTCTTATTCTTGATTTTCTTTTGGTTTTTCTTCTACCTTAACAATCTTGAATTTTTTCTTAAAAAGTTTAATTCCCCAGACAATCAAAAGAATAATTACAACAATAAGAATCGCCTCTTGGTAGGGAAATGCCCAAATTACTATCTTAGCCGGTTCAATAGCCGGGCCGTTAGGAATATAAGTATTAATAACGACATTTAAAGGGCCAAAGAAGTATTTGCGGTCCCATTTAACAGCAAAAGTGCGGTCAAAACCCGGAAAAACAACGCGTGAATCAATTGCTAATTCTTGTTTTTGGAAAAGACCAGAAATAACCACCTTGCCTTCGGGCGCAATATAGGTATTGCCTTCGTTTAAAATTTTAAAAGCAGTTGTTAACGGCCCATGATCAATAAATTTAGGCGCTTGAATGCTGCTGATTTTAGCTTGTTTTACCACATCGCCAGTGACTTCCACCAAAATTACTGTGCCAGTTCGTCCCGAAATACCAATACCACTCGCCTCTTCTGCTGGTTTGCCTTTAAACAAAACAGCGGCGTAATGTCCGCCGGGCGGCGCATTCTCCGGAATTTTAATTTTATAATGAAACTCTCGACTCTGTTTTGGTTGAAGCTCAAATTCTTCAACATCATAACTAATCCACTTTGCCAAACCATATTGATTAAGATCTTCGGAAGTTAAAGAAATACTTCCCTCAGCGCCACCCCTAATATTTTCCTTTTCCACAATTACCTTTAAAACAAAATCATTCGGATTAACAATTGTTGTCATTCCCTCCCATTCTTGTCCCGGACTTAAAACAATTTTATAAGAAAGCGGGTAAACGGTGATTCCGATATCCGCTTTCGCTTGATTAATAAGAAAAAGAAAAATTATTAAACAAAAAGCAAACAAAAATCCGTGAATTAAATTTTTTGTTGTTTTAGTTAACAACATATTTTTTC from Patescibacteria group bacterium harbors:
- a CDS encoding cohesin domain-containing protein, translated to MKKFPNFLIVNLIIVLFVVAPLIYPLKAEIKEAVLYVSPNSGTIPIGNTFTVSFYVNTNGNFINAVQTKILFPSEKLQIVSPSTGKSCLEIWLKQPTYSNSEGWLELSGGISAPGINTDSCLLLTVTFRAKEIGTASLRFDTAKSKVLLADGKGTDVLGQTKGGVYELVLPPPAGPEIISSTHPDSTKWYNNDNVNFQWLVEEGKGIEGYSYVLDNNPLTIPDDILDEKENYVNYNNLADGVWYFHLKAKRSGFWGGVSHYAVKIDTSPPAQFPIKVSPSTHTSQKTIILEFLTTDTTSGIDHYEIKVIPLKLNKSVQAQQETPQILFTEADLPHILQLDLGDYDLYVRAYDRAGNFIESKKRVKIVTPIFQFVQGEGLKISEIISIPWIGLWLILICLIALIGFFAYKARKWHYQKNKILLGGIEKDPVIKQRIEELKNKRKEYGKIAVIILIVGLSCLLTLSTIKAQTAKLSPPIVLEFSENITNREIFYIGGKTQVANAEVIIYLQNLETGEVTSLAALSDNKGDWFYSHPKFLISGNYLIWTQMRVNNELSPPSPQFKLTVKPVAFQFGVSQLSYEAIYFVVSLVLFIILIIALIYTSYHFYQGRKKHRLVMKEIKEAEEAVRYGFLLLKRDIEKQLEFIESLKLKGEIKEEEEGLELKLLKDLEWVKQKIGKEVKDIEIKEE
- a CDS encoding cohesin domain-containing protein, which codes for MKKTRILFLIFICCSFFLSLRVDAKTVFYFDGIQPDNKSLEFIVYVRVDSDKPLNAYDLIVQYPSELIKFKQFDKDNSIINIWKKIEVNNQNEIILQGGSIQPFVGENGQIIALIFEALKAGQENFVFKKAAAYLADGKGTMADEIEIKNIPLYISQIKIEGDNQENSGLVVKQGPVIVKEDKIQPEILLFRIADNPFNSKEKFLIFETKDNSGMVKDFARVKKWFQWSDWYEITNPFGFSKNIWAIQFLAVDNFGNSNQRTVYFYRVLFEKLILIIIAILVIGLLVKLFYNKRR
- a CDS encoding NUDIX hydrolase, whose protein sequence is MKKCSKKSVGVVIEKGGKFLLIDRKRFPFYWAGVAGHIESRETPKNAAIKEAREEVGLKVRKLKLLIKKRKFYKNHCRRGSKSHYWWVFKAGFTGSVRVRKEEVKRYRWFTPEEIKKLAESEKLEPVWIKIFKIIKVLK